In Setaria viridis chromosome 5, Setaria_viridis_v4.0, whole genome shotgun sequence, the genomic stretch TTTGCGAGCATCTCCCGCGTGCAAGTGTCGCTAGATCTAGAACCAACAGGCAAAGGGGATCCATGTGTGCGCACGCGCTACTTTGGAGCTTTCTGGGATTGTGCTTGCCTTGTTTTCCTTTGATTCAGAAAGCGCAGTGTTTTATACACTGCTCTTTCAGTTTGAGTTCTGGAGAACTTTCAGTTTCATGTGTAATTTGAGCGAATTTTCTAACCTGAATTTGTTGCCAAACGTCGAAAATCGAAATTCATCACAGTATCAGAATAAGAATTGCAACTCGATCTGAAGTTCTGAACAGCTCCCAAAACACTTGACCCTCACCCAAACAAGGTTACAGTGATACAGAGGATATCAGAAAATTACAGAGCATTTACGGGGGACTAACGTTTGAAACGCCGCATAATACGCCTGCAGAAACATGTTGCCATGTTGGGGTCTTAAAAAGAACGCTCAGACTCACGCCTACACACATGCAAGCATGTTCTTCCTCCAACCCTCTGAATGTGCAGCATATAAAACCACCTCTAGTGGCAGGTGGTTCGCTGCAACCACCTGATAAAATATCGAGTCTTCAGTCGTGTCCTGTTTTCAGATGCCATAGGCTGTCAAGACCCCCACCAATCCTTTCCCCCATCGTTGTCGCAGAGTTCAGAGATTGCATTTCACATTTGCAAACGGAAAGACAGAGATCAAGATGACTGCAAAATATCCATCACTGAAAAATCATCTGAGTGAATTTCCTAGACATCTAGCGTGCAGCCCCTCCCTGAAACTGAATGAGTTGACAAGAAAGAAAAACGTCTTGTATGCAGCAAATTCAGCTAGACGATTGACGAGGGTTGAATGAATCCAACACGCCGTGTGTAGGTAGGCAGCATCATGTACTGATGTACTTCATTTTCTATGGTTCCGAGGGCGTCTTCTATCTATCGTCGGTGGGAGGCTGTATCTGTGCGAGTCGATTTCCAAATTTGTTGCCTGCAGCTACAAGTGGCCCACGTGCGTAAGCCTAAGACGAGCTTTAGCGGAAAAGAAATGTAATTATACAAACTCATTAATCATTTGCTAGCTTTCAACATCATTGCCTTCATGCTGTACTGTCCAACTTGAAAGATTACGTAAACCTGAACCTTTGCTGTATTGTCTGTATTTTTGTATACTAGCAAACCACCCAGAAAGTTTGTCCAGACCAGCAACAAGGTttcaaatgcaaaaaaaaaaaaaaacaaaaaaaaaacaagtgaaGCAAGAACTCCACGTAGATCTGCACAGTTTGATACAGCTAGGTACTGTCTGTTGTTTCAGCTATGCTTCTTGCGTGCAGTGCTAATATTTCTGGCATCACCTATGAGATTAACAGCTCGCTGATGAGCACTGATCGTCATAACTGCAGTACAACCGTatcgaagaaaaaaaataactgcAGTACAACAAGAATCATGTATACACTTCAACTGGAAGCACCACCCTGCGCCGCCTCTGGTTTTCGTGGAACCGCCTCGCGGATAAGCCTGAGGGACTCGGCGAAGTCGTCCAGCAGCTGATGGCAATCCGGAAACTGTGATTCATCTACCGACAGGACCAGCTTCACGGTGTTCATGTAACTCTGGTAGTGTACCGTCAGGGCCTACGCACACGAATCCAGACCAAAATGATTGACCGATCACTGCAGATTCTTCAGAAATCGCGTGTAGAAACGCAGCACAGGCATGAACTTCTCTGGGCGAGAGAGCCGTGAAGCAGCAACCGAATAACGCATGCCACCAGGGAAGGAGTTCTTACATGTGGGTGCCCGTAGGTGCCGGGGGCGATGTAGACGATGGGGTTGCCACAGAACAAGACCTGCTCGGTTGGCCCGACCATGTTGGAGAAGGACAGCGTGGTGTGCGTGAACATGCCGTAGCAGAGCGCGGCTGCTGCCTGCATATATACATCCAGGTTGCAAGCTCTGTCAGGGCAAATCGAGATCGAGCTGATCAATTTGTTTCAGTGCTGAACAGCACTAGTGGCAGGGCACCTTGATGCCGAAaagtttgaggaccatgtcgccgcTCCAGAAGGTGAAGACGGACTCCATGGAGCTCTTCTTCCTGCGCGCGACCTTGGTGGCCCTCCGAACGTACTCGATGGGGTCATCGTGCGTGGCCAGGTGGAAGGGGATCAGCATGTAGCCGATCTTGTTTCCCCATCGCGCGCCGTTGTCCTTGCCGGACTCCATCATGCTCGCCAATGTCTGCTCATGGCAGATGGCACAAACACAAAAATGGGAGTGCTGAGTGCATCTTCACTTCACCCAACCGGATGTGTTGCGATCAACAAGAGAAGTTTTCCCACTAGTGTTGTGTGATCAAGGTCAACGAGGAAGTGGTAGAGACGCTCACCTGTATGCCAGGCGTCGGCCGTAAGTTGACAAGAACAGCGGACCGCACCGTGATGCTGTTACTGTCGCTTTCACCTGAAGAATGTGGTTACGTCATCAGTTGCAAAATGAGCTGAATTTTGCACTGCAAAAACGCATTTCAGCATCTCGTTCAGACGCTCACCTGTTTTACGGAAGTAATACCGAGACAGCGCGGCAGATGTTATTCCGAGGAGAACATCATTTACAGTCTGAAAAAGGTAGATTAGCACAACTTTAGTAATCATGCGCTAAACGATTTGTTTGATCTAGCATCAAGAAAGAACGAAAAGGAAAATTCAGTGGGGTAGTGGCCACTGGCCAATGCAAGAGGAGGAGAACCGAGGACGTACACAGCTCATGGCGTTCTTGACGAACTTGACGTCGTCGAGGCTGAGCGTGCGGTTGACGAAGCGCTTGGGCCGGAACTCGGTGCCCTCCTGGCCCTTGAGCACCGTGGGCGCGTCGCCCAGCAGCGACGTCGCCGTGGCGAAGAAGCAGACCACGTCCACCACCGTGTGCCACGCGAGCACGAGGAAGGCCACGACCCACGCGGCCAGCGCCGCCAGCGCGTCGAgggcgcccgccgctgccgaggaggagggcggccgctgccgccgccgcaccgcgtAGACGGGGCCCGCGCGCCGGGCCGGCAGGAGGGAAGGGAGCGCGCCCGGGTCGGCGGCGCTGCGGGTGCAGGCCATGAAGAGGGAGAGCATGGagacgccgtcgccgacggaGTGGTGCACGCGGAgcgcgaccgcggcggcggcctcggcggtggGGAAGTCGAGGACGTGGACCTCCCACAGCGGAACGGAGTGGTCCATGGGCCGCGTCGACAGCGACGACACGTAGTCCTCCAGGGCCTTGTCCGGGTCGGCCGACGTGGCGGCCGGGTCCAGGTCCGGGACGATGATGTGGTTGTCCAGGTTCACCGCCGTTCGGACCCATTTTGGCCTGGCGTCCTTTTCGAACTCGTTTAACGCCTGCAGACATTGTTCTCCtcaaaaacaacagaagaaacAATGGAGAAAAAGGCATGTATGCATGGAATTTTGTGCATGTATTGCATATAAGTCCAGGCCCAGACGGCCAGACCCAATGCACCACTACCAAGTCGGGCTGCATACAATGGGTGCACTAAGATAACATTGACATTGACAACGTTGTACTCTAACGACTCCGTTAATCCATCGAAATGGTTTGGCAACTGCGTTGGTAATATGGTTTAGCTACTTCATCTTCTCTGTCGATTTGTTCGTCAATCATCATTGGAAGAAGAGATGAGGGGCATGCTATTGCTACTTGTGTTGTTGGCAATTTCTGCCGTCAACGATAGGTTGGCGGTTTCGATGGAGGAACTAGGAACCTAACTGCCAAATTCGCATATATCTAGAGGTGAGAACTGGTGCCCTTTTATTTCAGGTAACTAAAGTAGATTTTCAAAATGTGCCAGTTACATCTCTGGTTTTAGAACGACACTACTTAGCAAACCATTCGTACACGTAAAAGCAGCCATCCCCTGCCTACTGGAGTACCGGACATGCTCCGTGACGACTGAACTCGGCACACGCACCAATTCGCACTTCACAAGCTCACGCGACGACTGTTCCACGATGCTAAGACCACCATGCACGCTCCTTTCACATAGCGATAACGCCCTACGCTGGTGCGCACTACTGAAAGCTACCTTGGTGCCTCGTGTCTGCCGTAtgtagtactccctctgttcatTTATATAACGTTCGTCAGCTTAATTTTGAGCAAGCCGGTGGCATATATAAACGAACGAAGGTAGTACTAGCACAAGACACGCGGGTCAGCGGGTGGAAAATTATTTGAACTCTCCTTGATTACGCAACGTAACCTCAGGCTTACGGTAATAGATAGCAATCGATTGATGTAGGCAAAGATTAATGTTTGTGCTTACTACTTTTGGTACACAGTCACTccgtagcaagcaagcaagtgTGCATGAGTACTTTTCAAACACAAATGAAGCTCTGCAGCTAGATACAACTAGCTTAGCAGAGGCCTGTTTGGTCAAAACGATCTAGAGGATCGAAGACGAGGACCGGCAGTCCGGCACGCGGAAAAAGGAAGATGTCCATGGCTAGCCTAGTCTTGAGACGTCAGTGATCGGGCAGCTCCCAACCACCAAAACTGGCGAGTGGCAAGCGAATATCCAAGCTTGTGCACCAGAACAGCTGAGGGAGCTAGGAATTCACGAATGGAACGAGCGATGGGTAAGAAGCGCGCTGCGCGCGAGCAAATATACGCGTACCTGGACGCTGCAGAAGCGCGGGTGTCGGGCGAGCGTGGCGGCGACACCGTCCCGGAGCGCCGGCAGGTCGaccggcgcggcgaggccgaACACGGACACGATGTGGCAGCGGAAGTTGGGCTCCCGGAACAGCCGCCCCGTCGGGctcaccggctcctcctccacggcgCCCACGGCACCGCCCTTATCCTCctcccggccgctcgccgccctgCTCCCGAATTCgatcgccgcggccgccgacgccgtgtCGATCGACAGCGCCCGCTTCCGCAGCGTGGCGCTGGCGCCTGCGCCGTTATCCATCGGCGTGCGCGTGCCTTCTTCTCGCTCTCCCCGTACGTggacggcgggggcgcggggaaATGAATGTCCTCGGTCTTCCGCTGTAGTACGTGGCTGCGCGGGGCGCACGCAGGTATATACACGCACCTGCCGGTGGCGTCCGTGCCAGGGGAAGTGTGGAaatcgcgcgcgcgcgcgcacgcttGCGACTTGCGCGGCGCGCTCGCTTTCGCACGACCTTCTAGGAGCCGGTCCGGTGGGCAGCGGCAGGACTCTGAACTCCTCCCTTCGTTTAGAATTACATAGGTCTgtgttgaatttttttaatttataaactttgttatgcacttagatgtaCTCTACCTATACATTTAGGAAAGTGAAAACAATTTATAATTTAgaatagatgcataataatatctatatatttagaaaagttaaaaaataatttataatttggaacggaaggacgCTGGAGCGAACTGACTTTCGTCGGAACGTATCGCGGCGACTGAACGACCGGCGTGGTGGCTCTTGCAGTCTTGCGCGCAGCCTCGCCTCTAGCGGCATCGGTCGCGTCCCGCGGCGCGCTGCGGCTGGACCGACGGCCAGACACGTGGCTGTCTGGGGGCGGATCGATGGTCAGGCTTCGGGCTGGACAGGCTCTGCCTTGAACAGGCGGCGTTCTTCTACAGTGTGTGTTGTGTACGCCTCTGCTACAGCTCAGGCGTGGATATTCTAGACACCTGATCACTTGATCAGCAAAGCTGGGACGTCGACGTGCGAGAGTGCTCGAGTTCAGAATTCATTCAGACCTTCCAATAATTGAGCGCACGCAGGTGCTAGACAGTCACGAAGTCACGGTCGATCTCGGAGTAGCGAGCATGGTTTCACCGATTCAAGCGTCTGAAGAACAGTCTCCCAAAAAAAATCTGCCAACGCTGCGTCCGCGTTTTCATTAGAGCTTGGGCTATTTACGAGTTTGTCAACATGCACGGCGCCAAGAAAAAAGGATGGATTTCAAACGAACATTTCTAGCTTACACGGCGAAATTCAAGTAGCACAGTTTGTTTAGTGGGTGTTTGGaagaggggtgctaaattttagcacccctatTTTAATCACTTTTAGCCactagtgctcccaaacactAGGCTAAAATGaagggactaaattttagccccctataatccattagcccctcaaggtgtgctaaaatggactaaaggggctaaaagtggtccacTTATTCAAAATTCCTCCccttgcccctctctctctcctccctctcactcctccctGCCGGATCCCGCTGCATGGCaccccaccgcctccgcctcgcccgccggtcccgccgcctccgcctccggccggccccgccgcctcctcccctcactctctctctccccgcgagGGGCACCACggcgcctcgcctccgccggccccgccgccgtgccccctgccccgcctccgcccgaccccgccaccgccgccgcggccggatcCGAGCCCGAccagccccgccaccgccgccgccgcatcccctGCGCTCCCCTCCGCCGAATCCGAGCCCACAACGTTGGCCGACTCAGAGCAGGCTGACGGAGCCGTAGACTGGGTTGACGATGCGGCCGCACGCCTCGTAGAGCAGGGAGCGGAAGACCACCGGGCGGAGGTggtcggcgggcgcggcggcgagcaggttGAGTAGCCTAGCCCGGCCGTAGAACTTGGCGAGGAAGACGGTGGCGTTGGCCTGCGCCTCGGGGGTCTTGATCCACTGCAGGCAGGGGCGGATGGTGCAGGTGCAGGTGTCGCTGCAGCCCTTGCGCAGGACGCGGCAGCCGTTGCAGCTCATCCGCATCTTGGTCCGCTCGGTGGATCAACCGATCGCGAGTCGAGCCTTGACGCGCGGAGGGAGTACCaccatcttctcctcctctcttcttctccctcgccGGCGAGGATTTGTGAGGAGGTGGGGTGGGGTATCTCTATGTAATGGACTGGGGAGGGTAGCTGCTCTGTGCTCTTGCTCTTCGCTGCAGGATAGGTGGTGGGGCAGCGAGAGGTGCTAATTGGGGCCGGGCACGAAGTAGTTGAGAAGGAACAAGTAGAGGAGGGgtaaaggagaggagagaaaacATGGGTAAATAGATTTTTTATCGacacaagtgctaaactttagcccctcacCCAAACACCCCAAGGGCTAAGCTTTAGCTCTAACATttgagagggctaaagtttagccaagACTTAAttttagcccctcctcccaaacaagacCTTAGTCGCCGGGAAACGCACATAAGAAAGAGTGTCATACAAATTTAAGTGGTACGATTTGTTTAAAGGGGCAACAACATAATTTCAACTGTGACTTCCCCTTCCTTTTCAACTTTGAGATCTTGCCCCTTTCAATTATGCAAGAAAAAATTAATGTTTTTCTATGGCTGAATTGAGATCATGAAGTGCTCTAACAACGAGGTTAAACACAAAattcatttttttaagaaagGGCAAAATTATGAAGCTGAAAAAATAGTTGTAAAATCACAGATGGAGATGAAAATATGGGGGTAAAGAGCATGAAGGGACCTTGTCTCTAAATAGCGGCCTCTTTTTTGTAGAGGGACTTTTAGTTGTATCAACgttttttttccaaaacttGATGTTTTTTCTCATAAATATGCTCAAGTAACTCTAAGGCAATTTCATTTCATAAAAATAGAGTGCCATATCAGCTGTTTTGATAAGTTTGTAAAGAATAATGAAGCGAGAACAAAGAGGTTCATCATAATGATAAGTACCTAGATACATTCTAGTACAACACAAAACACTCATGTTGCCAATAAAGACAACAAAAATGAAATGGTGCACTGGAAATATTATTTTAACTGGTCAATTAAATGCTTTATTGCACATGTGGCCGTCTGGAAACCACCAGGATGTCCACATCTCGACACACGGTGCATGTTCAAAACTTCGTGCCGAAGCACCTAAACCACTGGCACAGAATGAATGCTCGTGTGCCACAAAGGAACGACCTTTTATTCATATACGTTTGTGCTCCGGAACCACGCGCCAAGAAAATAACAAATGCTCTTGTTTTGGGGATTATTATAAGAAATTTTTTCTGGCACATGTCGAGAGAATCGGCGTATGGATGCGTCATCCCTTTATCAATGTGTTTCAATATAATCACTTGCAGAGTTGCACGTTCGGTTCAGTACCGAGAGAAACTATCATCCCAGAGTTCTACACCGATATTCTTTTTTCGAAATTTGAGGGGCTTCCGAAAATACGCCGCAAGGAACGCGGACGATCACATCTCGACACGTGGCAGTGTGGCACCTGGTCAAGACTTCGAGTCGAAGCACCCCCACAAGCGAAACCGCCGGAGCGCACAAAAACCAAACAGCTCCTCCTCGGCTGGCACCAATGCTGGTGTGCAGTGTCGCATGATCGAACGAATTAAACCCCGTCGCGCACGGCCCGCATCCTCGCGAGTCATTGGCGTCTCCTCAATCGACGACGACCGCGCCCAGGGCCCCGGCCGCCTAGGGtttgccggcgcggcggccatggagaacCTCATCTCGCTCGTCAACAAGCTGCAGCGCGCGTGCACCGCCCTCGGCGACCACGGAGAGGAGAGCGCGCTCCCCACCCTATGGGACTCGCTACCGAccatcgccgtcgtcggcggTCAGGTGTGACTGGCCCGCGATCTCgcatttgtttttttcttccctttttggTTCTCTGTTTTTGGATGCGATGCTTGGGTTTTGGCTATGAGTGTGGTTTGGAACCCTAGTTTTGTGATGGTCGCTTAGTCTGAtttcaaaattttggaatgATTAGTTACCAATGTGGGTTTTGACATGCCAATTTCCATCGTTTGCCGTTACGCGTGACAGAGTTCGGGTAAATCCTCGGTGTTGGAGAGTGTCGTTGGGAAGGATTTCCTACCTCGGGGTTCAGGTACTGTGGATTCACGGTTTCGATCTTCTGGAAAAGCTTTAGCACCATAAGCCCTTTTGTCCAATTTTGTGATGCTGCTTATGGGTTCATGGAATTCTGCAGGAATTGTTACAAGGCGCCCGCTGGTTCTGCAACTCAACAGGATTGATGGGCCCGGAGAATATGCAGAGTTCATGCACCTTAAGAAGAAAAGATTTACAGATTTTGGTAAATCCTTCACTCAATTACTAGTCAATTGCTGCTTTGGTGTGTTTGAGCATCTGAACTCAATTACACAATTCGAAAATAATGCAACTGCAATGCTGAGCAACATTGTAGGATAACGTCTATAAGTGCAAATTGAAGCTCATGGCACTTTGTGGTATTATATTGTGTTCCTCAACTTGAGAGCTAATGACACAGGGTTACATTTGATCACTTATATTGCTGCACTGCTTTGATGGTTGTACTCGTTTCCTTAAATGTGGATTGAATTGCATATTTCACGAGAGAAGTGCAATTTTTTAGTGGCTTAATTGTCTGATTAGGGATGTCTAAAAGTCTGCCGTAgctatgcatgcatgattagTGGTAACAGTAATAACTTTTTTGAAGGTCAAAACTGATAGACTCACTTTTACAGCCCTAGTGAGGAAGGAGATTGCAGATGAAACTGACCGAGCGACTGGCCGCACAAAGCAAATATCAACTGTGCCCATTTATTTGAGCATATATTCCCCAAATGGTATGAATAAAATCCTGGCAATATGTTGGCTCAGTTTATACTGTTTGCTGTTATTGCTTTACCACGTCCCTACTATTCAGCTTCGGTGTTGTGGCCTTGTGGGGTTTGGGTTGTAGTTGTTTTAATCTAAGCTTGAACTTTTCAAGTTAGCTACTGGAGCATCCTTGATTGTGTATATGGCTCTAGTTCCCACTAAAAACTATCAGAATGACAGAATTTCCAGCATCCCCATCCCTGAGACTATTCAACCGGCTCAGTCTATGATTTCATACACCCAGTGTGCCTCTAAAATTTATATACGGAAAACCATAAGCGAGGAAAATCCTGAACAGAGGCTGACTTTCATCCATTTTTCTGTAACTGACCTAGGTGTGGGATCTCTGATGGTTGTAGAATCCCATAACCCAATTGTTTATATTTTTGTTATGTTGATGAGATTTTGCCTAATT encodes the following:
- the LOC117855262 gene encoding wax ester synthase/diacylglycerol acyltransferase 11; protein product: MDNGAGASATLRKRALSIDTASAAAAIEFGSRAASGREEDKGGAVGAVEEEPVSPTGRLFREPNFRCHIVSVFGLAAPVDLPALRDGVAATLARHPRFCSVQALNEFEKDARPKWVRTAVNLDNHIIVPDLDPAATSADPDKALEDYVSSLSTRPMDHSVPLWEVHVLDFPTAEAAAAVALRVHHSVGDGVSMLSLFMACTRSAADPGALPSLLPARRAGPVYAVRRRQRPPSSSAAAGALDALAALAAWVVAFLVLAWHTVVDVVCFFATATSLLGDAPTVLKGQEGTEFRPKRFVNRTLSLDDVKFVKNAMSCTVNDVLLGITSAALSRYYFRKTGESDSNSITVRSAVLVNLRPTPGIQTLASMMESGKDNGARWGNKIGYMLIPFHLATHDDPIEYVRRATKVARRKKSSMESVFTFWSGDMVLKLFGIKAAAALCYGMFTHTTLSFSNMVGPTEQVLFCGNPIVYIAPGTYGHPHALTVHYQSYMNTVKLVLSVDESQFPDCHQLLDDFAESLRLIREAVPRKPEAAQGGASS